One Lacunisphaera limnophila DNA window includes the following coding sequences:
- a CDS encoding cytochrome C oxidase subunit IV family protein, translating into MSAPATTHADAGHHEPSKFHFYIQVAMILAVVTGIEVVLIYLPLAKWVVVTALLTLSAGKFLAVIFYFMHLRWDKVFCTILFFIGLVLAGFTLWALLHLFGAQASIPLTATAGLLLF; encoded by the coding sequence ATGTCCGCCCCTGCCACCACTCACGCCGACGCCGGCCACCACGAGCCGAGCAAGTTCCATTTCTACATCCAGGTCGCCATGATCCTGGCGGTCGTCACCGGCATCGAGGTCGTGCTGATTTACCTGCCCCTCGCCAAGTGGGTTGTCGTCACCGCGCTGCTGACGCTCTCCGCCGGCAAGTTCCTCGCCGTTATTTTCTATTTCATGCACCTGCGCTGGGACAAGGTGTTCTGCACAATCCTGTTCTTCATCGGACTGGTGCTGGCCGGCTTCACGCTGTGGGCCCTGCTGCACCTCTTCGGCGCCCAGGCCAGCATCCCGCTCACGGCCACGGCCGGCCTGCTGCTGTTCTGA
- a CDS encoding tetratricopeptide repeat protein, with amino-acid sequence MAKKVNRPGPAGGAKPAATLRWLPGALLAALLLGGGMAYWGSRSAGAAAWVDRPALPDLAGRPDELGRLLREAQARVEADGGTAASVAALGRIYHANSFLAEAGRCWTFLRTLEPAEARWAYYLADLARMRADEVALLAGLEETVRLAPDYAPAWLELAELEFKAGRLDRAEQAYRTRARLVPGDPYAGLGLARVALQQDRRAEGKRLIEETIRLAPDFPSSRNFYAEILAQEGDAAGAADQRWLGTVAGRFRAAADPWKDELRPGCCDVDQLVVWGAIDLQTKFGDRGRAYFERAVQIDPQNPQGFENLGMFLLEAGEPARAAAVLEQGSALPRATELLFSYLGDAYLALRQPEKALATAERGLGRMPDSGRFHNLRGLALAASERSDEALAAYREAMARAPGSAEPVANQGLLLLRLGRRDEGVASLKQALELQPGLAKAATMLAYLALEAGNLPAAATYVLPYYRQFPGLANARSLMARYHLLTALEAARRGDPAGVEQACRAGLAAVPESPELNGFLGVHLLQLGRLDEALPALEKSYQLQATDPRVALALGEAYARINRTSDARRILEAVAAEARRRNDAAVGGRVQAMLDRLP; translated from the coding sequence ATGGCGAAGAAAGTAAACCGGCCTGGCCCCGCCGGCGGGGCGAAGCCTGCCGCCACGCTGCGTTGGCTCCCCGGGGCCTTGCTGGCGGCGTTGCTGCTCGGCGGGGGGATGGCCTATTGGGGGTCGCGCTCGGCGGGCGCGGCGGCGTGGGTCGACCGGCCGGCTTTGCCGGACTTGGCCGGCCGACCGGACGAACTGGGCCGGTTGCTCCGCGAGGCGCAGGCGAGGGTGGAGGCGGACGGGGGGACGGCGGCCAGCGTGGCGGCCCTGGGTCGGATTTATCATGCCAACTCCTTCCTCGCGGAGGCCGGCCGCTGCTGGACCTTCCTGCGGACGCTCGAACCGGCGGAGGCGCGCTGGGCCTATTATCTCGCCGATCTGGCCCGGATGCGGGCTGATGAGGTGGCGTTGCTTGCCGGGCTGGAGGAGACGGTCCGGCTCGCCCCCGACTACGCCCCGGCCTGGCTGGAACTGGCGGAATTGGAATTCAAGGCCGGCCGGCTCGACCGCGCGGAGCAGGCCTACCGCACGCGGGCGCGGCTGGTCCCCGGCGATCCCTACGCCGGCCTCGGACTGGCCCGGGTGGCCTTGCAGCAGGACCGGCGCGCGGAAGGCAAACGCCTGATCGAGGAAACCATCCGCCTGGCGCCGGATTTCCCCTCCAGCCGGAATTTCTATGCGGAGATCCTCGCCCAGGAGGGCGACGCAGCCGGCGCCGCCGACCAACGCTGGTTGGGCACGGTGGCCGGACGGTTTCGCGCGGCCGCGGACCCGTGGAAGGACGAGCTGAGGCCCGGGTGTTGCGATGTCGACCAGCTGGTGGTCTGGGGGGCGATCGACCTGCAGACGAAGTTTGGCGACCGGGGCCGGGCCTATTTTGAGCGGGCGGTGCAGATCGACCCGCAGAACCCGCAGGGCTTCGAGAATCTCGGCATGTTTCTGCTGGAGGCCGGTGAACCGGCCCGGGCCGCCGCGGTGCTGGAGCAGGGCAGCGCACTGCCGCGGGCCACGGAACTGCTATTCTCGTATCTGGGCGACGCCTACCTGGCCTTGCGCCAGCCGGAAAAGGCCCTGGCGACGGCCGAGCGAGGGCTGGGCCGGATGCCGGACTCCGGCCGGTTTCATAATCTGCGGGGCCTGGCCCTGGCGGCGAGTGAGCGGTCGGACGAGGCCTTGGCGGCATATCGGGAGGCCATGGCCCGAGCCCCGGGCTCGGCCGAACCGGTGGCCAACCAAGGGCTGTTGCTGCTGCGTCTCGGCCGGCGCGACGAGGGCGTGGCCAGCCTGAAACAGGCCCTTGAATTGCAACCGGGGCTGGCGAAGGCGGCCACGATGCTGGCCTATCTGGCCCTGGAGGCGGGCAACCTGCCGGCGGCGGCCACTTATGTCCTGCCGTATTACCGGCAGTTTCCCGGCCTGGCGAACGCGCGGTCCCTGATGGCGCGTTATCACCTGTTGACCGCCTTGGAGGCTGCGCGGCGCGGCGATCCGGCCGGGGTGGAGCAGGCCTGTCGCGCGGGCCTGGCGGCGGTGCCCGAGTCGCCCGAGTTGAACGGATTTCTCGGCGTGCACCTGTTGCAGCTGGGTCGGCTGGACGAAGCGCTGCCAGCCTTGGAGAAATCCTACCAGCTGCAGGCGACCGATCCGCGGGTGGCGCTGGCGTTGGGTGAGGCCTACGCCCGGATCAACCGGACGTCCGACGCCCGGCGGATCCTGGAGGCGGTCGCGGCGGAGGCACGGCGCCGCAACGATGCCGCCGTGGGCGGCCGGGTACAGGCAATGTTGGACCGGTTGCCCTGA
- a CDS encoding FG-GAP repeat domain-containing protein, translated as MSVPRPILIVLALLGAVLAGWGGLMLILARPKAAAGLSPGGAPTPPVVSLAYEPLAIGAPAAEFGRPWVTHVQITDLDQDGLPDVLYCEAQKNSVRWIRQSPRGTFTEHIIGEDIPGPAHVWAADVNGTGRRDVLVASMGKILPTNERIGAIVVLENLDNARFQKRVLADGLARVTDLRAANLKGHADGRLDLVAGQFGYDQGETRWLENLGGWRFESRVVNTQSGCIHTPVADFDGDGRPDIAALITQEWEEVHLIQNLGNGAFKDRVLWGSTNEQYGGSGLTETDLNRDGRPDLLFTNGDALDYLGLGVRPWFGLQWLENRGDGNFKFHRIGDMPGAFGPNAADLNGDGHLDVLAVSPFADWNKPDAVSLMAWLNDGRQNFTPVVLARQPTHLITATVGDLDGNGVPVIVTGGFHAFPPWENMSSVTLWRRK; from the coding sequence ATGTCCGTGCCCCGGCCCATCTTGATTGTGCTCGCCCTGCTCGGGGCGGTGCTGGCCGGGTGGGGTGGTCTGATGCTGATTCTGGCCCGGCCCAAGGCGGCGGCCGGCTTGTCCCCCGGGGGCGCTCCGACCCCGCCGGTCGTGAGCCTCGCCTACGAGCCGCTAGCCATCGGCGCCCCGGCGGCCGAATTCGGCCGGCCCTGGGTGACGCACGTCCAGATCACGGATCTCGACCAGGACGGCCTGCCCGACGTGCTTTATTGCGAGGCCCAGAAAAATTCCGTGCGCTGGATCCGACAGAGCCCGCGGGGTACCTTTACCGAGCACATCATCGGCGAGGACATCCCCGGTCCGGCCCACGTCTGGGCGGCGGACGTGAACGGCACCGGCCGGCGCGACGTCCTGGTGGCGAGCATGGGCAAGATCCTCCCGACGAACGAGCGCATCGGCGCCATCGTGGTGCTCGAGAACCTGGACAACGCCCGCTTCCAGAAACGCGTCCTGGCCGACGGGCTGGCGCGCGTGACCGACCTGCGCGCGGCCAACCTGAAAGGCCATGCCGACGGCCGCCTCGACCTCGTGGCCGGGCAGTTTGGCTACGACCAGGGCGAGACCCGCTGGCTGGAAAACCTCGGCGGCTGGCGATTTGAGAGCCGGGTCGTGAACACGCAGTCCGGCTGTATCCACACCCCGGTGGCGGATTTTGATGGCGACGGCCGGCCCGACATCGCGGCCCTCATCACGCAGGAGTGGGAGGAGGTTCATCTCATCCAGAATCTCGGGAACGGGGCGTTCAAGGACCGCGTGCTCTGGGGCTCGACCAACGAGCAATACGGCGGCAGCGGGCTCACCGAGACCGACCTCAACCGGGACGGCCGGCCCGACCTGCTGTTCACCAACGGCGACGCGTTGGATTACCTCGGCCTGGGCGTGCGGCCCTGGTTCGGCCTGCAATGGCTCGAAAACCGCGGCGACGGGAATTTCAAGTTTCACCGTATCGGGGACATGCCCGGCGCCTTCGGCCCGAACGCAGCGGACCTCAACGGCGACGGTCACCTCGACGTGCTGGCGGTCAGCCCCTTTGCGGATTGGAACAAGCCGGATGCCGTTTCGCTCATGGCCTGGCTCAACGATGGCCGGCAGAATTTCACCCCGGTGGTCCTGGCCCGCCAGCCGACCCACCTGATCACCGCCACCGTCGGTGATCTCGACGGCAACGGGGTGCCGGTGATCGTGACCGGCGGCTTCCATGCGTTTCCGCCGTGGGAAAACATGAGCAGCGTCACCCTATGGCGAAGAAAGTAA
- a CDS encoding cytochrome c oxidase assembly protein, with the protein MIDWTHWHNEPILIGGLIFLGWLYAILTGPLREKLVAGSPYPRGHAVRFYAGLVIFYLAVGSPLDQLGERYLLSAHMLQHQLIIYPAAILILLGLPDWLVSPLTGRAGLRPILRVLTHPVVCGVTYTAVITGWHMPLLYDLALQIRPIHILEHFTMFGAALFYWWPLLSPSREYPPIAYGWQMLYLAAVLIGMTPVFAYITFSQDVLYPTYEYAPRITSLTAAADQLLAGAMMKLIGMSVAGLAFTVSFYRWYQATEKKFPALGKRR; encoded by the coding sequence ATGATCGATTGGACCCACTGGCACAATGAACCCATCCTCATCGGCGGGCTCATCTTCCTGGGCTGGCTCTACGCCATCCTGACGGGCCCGTTGCGGGAGAAGCTGGTTGCCGGATCCCCTTACCCACGCGGCCACGCCGTCCGCTTCTATGCGGGCCTGGTCATCTTCTACCTCGCCGTGGGCTCGCCCCTCGACCAGCTGGGCGAGCGTTACCTGCTCAGCGCCCACATGCTGCAGCACCAGCTGATCATCTACCCGGCCGCCATCCTGATCCTCCTGGGCCTGCCCGACTGGCTCGTCTCCCCGCTCACCGGCCGGGCCGGCCTGCGCCCGATCCTGCGCGTCCTCACCCACCCGGTGGTCTGCGGCGTCACCTACACCGCGGTCATCACCGGCTGGCACATGCCCCTGCTCTACGACCTGGCGCTCCAAATCCGCCCGATCCACATCCTCGAGCACTTCACCATGTTCGGTGCCGCCCTCTTCTACTGGTGGCCCCTGCTGAGCCCGTCCCGCGAATACCCGCCCATCGCCTACGGCTGGCAGATGCTCTACCTCGCGGCCGTGCTCATCGGCATGACCCCGGTCTTCGCCTATATCACCTTCTCGCAGGACGTCCTTTACCCGACCTACGAATACGCCCCGCGCATCACGTCCCTCACCGCCGCCGCCGACCAGCTGCTCGCCGGCGCGATGATGAAGCTCATCGGCATGAGCGTGGCCGGCCTGGCCTTCACCGTCAGCTTCTACCGCTGGTACCAGGCGACGGAGAAAAAATTTCCGGCGCTCGGCAAGCGCCGGTGA
- a CDS encoding M20/M25/M40 family metallo-hydrolase, with translation MTFLRAGGVLALLLAVARAADPRPLPDWPAVEAETLQHFQAIVRMDTSDPPGGEKPVADYLREVLTAEGIEVKVFALDPNRPNVVARLRGTGKKPPLLLMAHTDTVNIDPKKWTHPPFSAHREDGFIYGRGTVDDKDNVAINLMTMLLLKRSGVPLDRDVIFLAEAGEEGSVQFGIEFMVEKHFDEIAAEFCLAEGGGVRRTGGKVQYGSVQTTEKIPNRLRLVARGVAGHGSVPLRSNAVVHLAKAIAAVADWRTEMRLNETTRAFFERLAAISPPEEAVRYQSILQGDESGAAQEYFAVNVPFYNSMIRTSISPNIITGGYRVNVIPSEVEATLDVRALPDEDMAAFLEQMTKVINDPAIEIQRAPGHSRPGAPPSRLNTEAFEAIEAGIRRHYGVITLPTMSTGATDMAYLRQKGIQCFGIGPMIDSEDGPRGFGAHSDQERILEEALHLFLKFNWDVVLDLAAARP, from the coding sequence ATGACATTCCTTCGTGCGGGTGGGGTCCTGGCGTTGTTGTTGGCGGTGGCTCGGGCGGCGGATCCGCGCCCGCTGCCGGACTGGCCCGCGGTCGAGGCGGAGACGCTGCAGCATTTCCAGGCCATCGTGCGGATGGACACCAGCGATCCCCCGGGCGGCGAAAAGCCCGTGGCCGACTACCTCCGCGAGGTGCTCACGGCCGAGGGCATCGAGGTCAAGGTCTTCGCCCTGGACCCCAACCGCCCCAACGTCGTCGCCCGGCTGCGGGGCACCGGCAAGAAGCCGCCGCTGCTGCTCATGGCGCACACCGACACGGTCAACATCGACCCAAAGAAGTGGACGCACCCGCCGTTCTCCGCCCACCGCGAAGACGGTTTCATCTACGGCCGCGGCACGGTCGACGACAAGGACAACGTCGCCATCAACCTCATGACGATGCTCCTGCTCAAGCGCAGCGGCGTCCCGTTGGACCGCGACGTGATCTTCCTGGCCGAGGCCGGCGAGGAGGGCTCGGTGCAATTCGGCATCGAGTTCATGGTGGAGAAGCATTTTGACGAGATCGCGGCCGAGTTCTGCCTGGCCGAGGGCGGCGGCGTGCGCCGCACCGGCGGCAAGGTCCAGTACGGCAGCGTGCAGACCACGGAGAAAATCCCCAACCGCCTGCGCCTCGTGGCCCGGGGCGTCGCCGGCCACGGGTCGGTGCCCCTGCGCTCCAACGCGGTGGTCCATCTCGCCAAGGCCATCGCCGCCGTCGCCGACTGGCGCACCGAGATGCGCCTCAACGAGACCACGCGGGCCTTCTTCGAGCGCCTCGCTGCCATCAGCCCGCCCGAGGAGGCTGTGCGCTACCAGAGCATCCTGCAGGGTGACGAGTCCGGCGCGGCGCAGGAGTACTTCGCCGTCAACGTGCCGTTCTACAATTCCATGATCCGGACCTCGATCTCGCCCAACATCATCACCGGCGGCTACCGGGTGAACGTCATCCCGTCCGAGGTCGAGGCCACGCTCGACGTGCGCGCGCTACCCGACGAGGACATGGCGGCCTTCCTTGAGCAGATGACGAAGGTGATCAACGACCCCGCGATCGAGATCCAGCGGGCCCCCGGTCATTCCCGGCCGGGCGCGCCGCCCTCACGGCTCAACACCGAAGCCTTCGAGGCGATCGAGGCTGGCATCCGGCGGCACTATGGCGTCATCACCCTGCCGACCATGAGCACGGGTGCGACCGACATGGCCTACCTCCGCCAGAAGGGCATCCAGTGTTTTGGCATCGGTCCCATGATCGACAGCGAGGACGGCCCGCGGGGCTTCGGCGCCCACAGCGACCAGGAACGTATTCTGGAGGAGGCCCTGCACCTGTTCCTGAAATTCAATTGGGACGTGGTGCTGGACCTGGCGGCGGCGCGGCCGTAG
- the cysK gene encoding cysteine synthase A — MAKIYNDITETIGNTPLVRLNRTAAAHGAQAEILLKLEFFNPLSSVKDRIGFAMIDDALKSGKITKDTVLIEPTSGNTGIALAFVAAAKGLKLILTMPETMSTERRKLLKVLGARLVLTEGPKGMKGAIAKAEELQAKIKGSVILQQFANPANPAIHRKTTAEEIWKDTDGKVDFVVSGIGTGGTITGVGEVLKAKNPGVKIVAVEPDASPVLSGGAPGPHKLQGIGAGFVPAVLNTKVYDEVIRVKEADSGPVSKQVNQLDGIPIGVSSGAAVWAALQLAKRPENKGKRIVAIIPSSSERYLSTWLFADVNVESDSIDDLVAPGA, encoded by the coding sequence ATGGCCAAGATATACAACGACATCACCGAGACCATCGGCAACACCCCCCTCGTGCGGCTCAACCGCACCGCCGCCGCCCACGGGGCGCAGGCCGAGATCCTGCTCAAGCTCGAGTTCTTCAACCCCCTGTCCAGCGTCAAGGACCGCATCGGCTTCGCCATGATCGATGACGCGCTGAAGTCCGGCAAGATCACCAAGGACACCGTCCTGATCGAGCCCACCTCCGGCAACACCGGCATCGCCCTGGCCTTCGTGGCCGCCGCCAAAGGCCTCAAGCTCATCCTCACCATGCCGGAGACGATGAGTACCGAGCGCCGCAAGCTCCTGAAGGTCCTCGGCGCGCGCCTTGTCCTCACGGAAGGGCCCAAGGGCATGAAGGGCGCCATCGCCAAGGCCGAGGAACTGCAGGCCAAGATCAAGGGCTCGGTCATCCTCCAGCAATTTGCCAACCCGGCCAACCCCGCCATTCACCGCAAGACCACGGCCGAGGAGATCTGGAAGGACACCGACGGCAAGGTCGACTTCGTCGTCTCGGGCATCGGCACCGGCGGCACCATCACCGGCGTCGGCGAGGTCCTCAAGGCCAAGAACCCCGGCGTCAAGATCGTGGCCGTCGAGCCCGATGCCTCCCCGGTCCTCTCCGGCGGTGCCCCCGGCCCGCACAAGCTCCAGGGCATCGGCGCCGGCTTCGTGCCCGCGGTGCTCAACACCAAGGTCTACGACGAGGTGATCCGCGTGAAGGAAGCCGACTCCGGCCCCGTCTCCAAGCAGGTCAACCAGCTCGATGGCATCCCGATCGGCGTCTCCTCCGGCGCCGCCGTCTGGGCCGCCCTCCAGCTGGCCAAGCGGCCCGAGAACAAGGGCAAGCGGATCGTCGCCATCATCCCGTCGAGCAGCGAGCGCTACCTGTCCACGTGGCTCTTCGCGGACGTGAACGTCGAGAGCGATTCGATCGACGACCTGGTGGCGCCGGGTGCCTGA
- a CDS encoding ABC transporter permease yields the protein MKRFLTAAFFFALLIAAWHWAYVRRIWSPVLVPSPESVVRYLWEIALDGSLWSSTVVTMKRLLAGYFIGLLAGVPLGFLTARVQALRDTLGVLALGFQGLPSVCWVPLALLWFGQTEGAMLFVVVMGTLWSVVLATETGVRNVNPIYIRAARTMGSSGVHTWVHVMLPASLPFIVSGMKQGWAFAWRSLMAAEIYVTILTGFGLGHLLHYGRELHAMEQVVAIMMIIVLIGLLTDKILFSPFETFLHRRWGTEK from the coding sequence ATGAAGCGCTTCCTTACCGCCGCCTTCTTTTTTGCGCTGCTGATCGCCGCCTGGCACTGGGCCTATGTCCGGCGCATCTGGTCGCCGGTCCTGGTGCCTTCCCCCGAAAGCGTGGTCCGCTACCTCTGGGAGATCGCCCTCGACGGATCGTTGTGGTCCAGCACGGTCGTCACGATGAAGCGCCTGCTGGCGGGCTACTTCATCGGGTTGCTCGCCGGGGTTCCGCTGGGGTTTCTGACCGCCCGGGTGCAGGCGCTGCGTGACACCCTCGGCGTGCTGGCCCTGGGTTTTCAGGGCCTGCCGAGCGTCTGCTGGGTGCCGCTGGCCTTGCTCTGGTTTGGCCAAACCGAGGGTGCCATGCTTTTCGTCGTGGTCATGGGCACGCTTTGGTCGGTGGTGCTGGCCACGGAAACCGGCGTGCGGAACGTGAACCCGATCTACATCCGGGCCGCCCGCACCATGGGCTCCAGCGGGGTTCACACCTGGGTGCACGTGATGCTGCCCGCCTCGCTGCCTTTCATCGTCAGCGGCATGAAGCAGGGTTGGGCCTTTGCCTGGCGGTCACTCATGGCCGCGGAGATCTACGTGACCATCCTGACCGGTTTCGGCCTGGGGCATCTGCTGCACTATGGCCGTGAATTGCACGCCATGGAGCAGGTCGTGGCCATCATGATGATCATCGTGCTCATCGGCCTGCTGACCGACAAAATCCTCTTCTCGCCCTTCGAGACCTTCCTCCACCGGCGCTGGGGCACCGAAAAGTGA
- a CDS encoding ABC transporter ATP-binding protein, protein MTLATELQAPPSARLAIEKVSKWFETSRGPVHAIDNVSLQVAEGEFVCLVGPSGCGKSTLLNMIAGLEMPGQGGVSAAGQPVKGPSRERMMMFQESALFPWLDAFGNVMFSLKRKPGLTDKERRDVADYYLKLVGLEKFRHANIHELSGGMKQRVALARALAPNPRVLLMDEPFAALDAMTREQLYGDLQRIWEQRHVTIVFVTHNVREAVCLGDRVVLFSPHPGRIREEFKVVLPRPRDINSVEVAGYATRITRALKDHMEHGAGI, encoded by the coding sequence ATGACCCTCGCAACCGAACTCCAAGCCCCGCCCTCGGCCCGTCTGGCCATCGAGAAAGTCTCGAAATGGTTCGAGACCTCGCGCGGGCCCGTGCATGCCATCGACAATGTGAGCCTGCAGGTCGCCGAGGGGGAGTTCGTGTGCCTGGTCGGGCCCAGCGGCTGCGGGAAATCCACCCTCCTGAACATGATTGCCGGGCTGGAAATGCCCGGCCAGGGCGGGGTTTCGGCGGCCGGGCAGCCGGTCAAGGGACCAAGCCGTGAGCGGATGATGATGTTTCAGGAATCAGCCCTCTTTCCCTGGCTCGATGCCTTCGGCAACGTCATGTTCAGCCTCAAGCGCAAGCCGGGGCTGACCGACAAGGAACGGCGCGACGTGGCCGACTACTACCTGAAGCTGGTGGGTCTGGAAAAATTCCGCCACGCCAACATCCACGAGCTTTCCGGCGGCATGAAGCAGCGCGTCGCCCTGGCCCGCGCCCTGGCCCCGAACCCGCGCGTGTTGCTGATGGACGAGCCCTTCGCCGCGCTCGACGCCATGACCCGCGAGCAGCTCTACGGCGACCTCCAGCGCATCTGGGAGCAGCGGCATGTCACCATCGTGTTTGTCACGCACAACGTGCGCGAGGCCGTCTGCCTCGGCGACCGGGTGGTGCTGTTCTCGCCGCATCCCGGCCGAATCCGCGAGGAGTTCAAGGTCGTCCTGCCCCGGCCCCGCGACATCAATAGCGTCGAGGTGGCGGGCTACGCCACGCGCATCACCCGGGCGCTCAAGGATCATATGGAACACGGAGCCGGCATCTGA
- a CDS encoding ABC transporter substrate-binding protein: MKPIFLLLLLVLGVGLARAEKVTLRVGYFPNITHAQGVIGSHSTREKQGWFEQRLGPDVVIQWYAFNAGPSAMEAIFAGSIDLTYVGPNPALNAFIRSQGEEIRVLAGATLGGAALVVPGDGRITAVNQFKGRRVATPQLGNTQDVAARAWFKQHGFKVTMTGGDVLVLPTPNPEQLSLFQQGKFDAVWTVEPWVSRLELEAGGRVFLEQTDAVTTVLVSSVKFLRTHPDLVNKFKAAHQELTVWLNEHPAEARAKVRAGLSAEMKREMSEAIVTSAWRRLQFSDQVTQKQFEVLVTEAQGVGFLRNAIPLDRLFSGQP, from the coding sequence ATGAAACCGATTTTCCTTCTGCTCCTCCTCGTGCTCGGTGTGGGTCTCGCCCGCGCGGAGAAAGTCACCCTGCGCGTGGGCTATTTCCCCAACATCACCCACGCTCAGGGTGTGATCGGCAGTCATTCCACCCGGGAAAAACAGGGTTGGTTTGAACAGCGCCTGGGCCCGGACGTCGTCATCCAATGGTATGCCTTCAACGCCGGCCCGAGCGCCATGGAAGCGATCTTTGCCGGCTCCATCGACCTGACTTATGTTGGTCCCAATCCGGCGCTGAATGCTTTCATCCGTTCGCAAGGCGAGGAGATCCGGGTGCTGGCTGGCGCCACCCTGGGGGGCGCCGCGCTGGTCGTCCCGGGCGATGGCCGGATCACCGCCGTGAACCAGTTCAAGGGCCGGCGCGTGGCCACGCCCCAGCTCGGCAACACGCAGGACGTCGCGGCCCGCGCCTGGTTCAAGCAGCATGGATTCAAGGTCACGATGACCGGCGGTGACGTGCTGGTGCTCCCCACGCCCAATCCCGAGCAACTGTCGCTCTTTCAACAGGGCAAGTTCGACGCGGTCTGGACCGTGGAACCCTGGGTCTCGCGGCTGGAACTGGAGGCCGGGGGGCGGGTATTCCTGGAACAGACGGACGCCGTCACGACCGTCCTCGTCAGCAGCGTGAAGTTTTTGCGGACGCATCCGGACCTCGTGAACAAATTCAAGGCCGCCCATCAGGAACTCACCGTCTGGCTGAACGAGCACCCCGCCGAGGCCCGGGCCAAGGTTCGCGCCGGCCTGAGCGCCGAAATGAAGCGGGAGATGTCCGAGGCCATCGTGACCAGCGCCTGGCGGCGGTTGCAATTTTCCGACCAGGTGACGCAGAAGCAGTTTGAGGTCCTGGTCACCGAGGCCCAGGGTGTCGGGTTCCTGCGCAACGCCATCCCCCTCGACCGCCTGTTCTCCGGCCAGCCATGA
- a CDS encoding OprO/OprP family phosphate-selective porin has protein sequence MRNSHLTQFASALFVLTVLTSATRADELSDLRQALQALEQKILVLERKQELKDEAAAAAPKPAVVTAADGRIEIASANGQNSLRLRGLVQADYRWYDAANDPADTFLVRRARLIVEGRFSQIFSYVLQPELSGTVQILDANVNAAISPAFNVRLGKFKVPVGLEQLQSDPVAFFNERSVASGLTPVRDVGLQVQGDLLGQTVNYTVALLNGVPDGASSSGTDFDTDKTIAARLFATPFANEKDSFLNGLGVGVAVSAGDYATTAGRAAGYRTDGQQNFFTYDASVVAAGSGLTVTPQGYFYRGPFGLLAEYVISSIDVQRAALGVREVKNHAYNLSAGWVLTGEANSYRGVTPRTVFSPSAGTWGAFEIVGRIAGVDIDDTVFSGPAAARLANPNTSATQLTTYAVGLNWFLSRSVRAGFNLYHNEFDLAPGAAPATTALIADDETTFISRLQVSF, from the coding sequence ATGAGGAACTCACACCTTACCCAATTCGCGTCCGCGCTTTTTGTGCTGACCGTGCTCACATCCGCCACCCGCGCGGACGAACTCTCGGACCTGCGCCAGGCGCTGCAGGCCCTGGAACAGAAAATCCTCGTGCTTGAGCGCAAGCAGGAGCTCAAGGACGAGGCCGCCGCGGCCGCGCCGAAGCCGGCGGTGGTCACCGCCGCCGACGGCCGCATCGAGATCGCCTCGGCCAACGGGCAGAATTCCCTCCGCCTGCGCGGCCTGGTGCAGGCCGACTACCGTTGGTATGACGCGGCGAACGACCCGGCTGACACCTTCCTCGTGCGGCGCGCCCGGCTCATCGTCGAGGGCCGCTTCAGCCAGATCTTCAGTTACGTGCTTCAACCCGAATTGTCCGGCACGGTCCAGATCCTGGACGCCAACGTCAATGCCGCCATCTCGCCCGCCTTCAACGTACGCCTCGGCAAGTTCAAGGTCCCCGTCGGTCTCGAGCAGCTCCAATCGGACCCGGTCGCCTTCTTCAACGAGCGCTCCGTGGCCAGCGGGCTCACCCCGGTGCGCGACGTGGGCCTCCAGGTCCAGGGTGATCTTCTTGGGCAGACCGTGAACTACACCGTCGCCCTGCTGAACGGCGTGCCGGATGGCGCCAGTTCGTCGGGCACCGATTTTGACACCGACAAGACCATCGCCGCCCGCCTGTTTGCCACGCCCTTTGCCAACGAAAAGGATTCCTTCCTCAACGGGCTGGGCGTCGGCGTCGCCGTCAGCGCCGGCGACTACGCCACGACCGCCGGCCGCGCCGCCGGTTACCGGACCGACGGCCAGCAGAATTTCTTCACCTACGATGCCAGCGTCGTCGCGGCCGGCTCGGGCCTGACCGTGACGCCGCAAGGTTACTTCTACCGCGGACCCTTTGGGCTGCTGGCCGAATATGTCATCTCGTCGATCGACGTGCAGCGGGCGGCCCTGGGGGTGCGGGAGGTCAAGAACCACGCCTACAACCTCTCCGCCGGCTGGGTGCTGACGGGGGAGGCCAACTCTTACCGCGGGGTGACACCGAGGACCGTCTTCAGCCCCTCGGCCGGCACCTGGGGTGCGTTCGAGATCGTGGGCCGCATCGCCGGCGTGGACATAGACGATACGGTCTTCAGCGGTCCCGCGGCCGCCCGCCTGGCGAATCCCAACACCAGCGCCACGCAACTGACCACCTATGCCGTCGGCCTGAACTGGTTTCTCTCCCGTTCCGTGCGCGCTGGATTCAATCTTTATCACAACGAGTTCGACCTCGCCCCGGGCGCCGCGCCCGCGACGACCGCCCTCATCGCCGATGACGAAACCACCTTCATCAGCCGCCTTCAGGTCTCGTTCTGA